The Candidatus Methylomirabilota bacterium genome includes the window GCCGCCACGATCGTTGTGGAGGCATATTGATTCCCCACATCATTCTGGATGATGAGAGCGGGGCGTATTCCGAGCTGTTCGCTTCCGCGTCCGGGGTTGAAGTTTACCATCCACACTTCTCCGCGTCGAGGAGATGGCAGGGTCATTGCATAGTCTCCCGGCCGGCCGTGAGATTCTGCTCAGCGGCGGCGCGATCTTCTGCTGCCATATGCTGGTAGCCTTCCTTAAGCTCTTGTTCCAGGCGGCTGCGTTGCCAGAACCGAAGTGCTTCCTCAATGAGTCGACTTCGGGGCGTTCGACTCTGCCGGCTGATCCCCTCCAGTTCCTTGAGTAAACCTTCATCGAGACTCACGGTGATCTTTGTCTTGGATGCCATTGTGAACCTCCATTAATTCCTACCGATTAGCCATCCAACACATACTGCTTCATGAGGCTTCTGTCAATCCCGAATCGACGATTTCCCAACGATACCCCATGCACGGCTGGCGCGCCCAATGTAGGGGCGTGATTCATCACGCCCTATGGATGGGGCGGATTGCTGGACGTATGCGATCGCGCCCGCGCCGGGTGGTGGGCGCAATAAATTGCGCCCCTACGGAATTGTCGGGGTGTGGGCTATTTGCTGCGGGGAAAGCGTTTGACAACCGGATGGGCGTATGTTAAGAGAGCCGCATGGCCGTCCTGCAGCCGCCAAGAATCTACACCGTCAGCGATCTGACCGCCGAGATTCGCGCCATCCTTGAGGACTCGTTCTCCGGGATCTGGGTCGAGGGGGAGCTATCCAATTTTCACCAGCACTCGTCCGGACACATGTACTTCAGCCTGAAGGATGAGCGAGGCCAGATCCGGGGAGTGATGTTCCGGATGCAGAATCGGCAACTCAAGTTTCAGCCGAAGGATGGGCTGTCGGTTCTGGTGTACGGCGCAATCGGTGTCTATGAGCGTCGCGGTGACTATCAGATTGTCGCGGAGTATATGGAGCCGAAGGGCCTGGGGGCGCTGCAACTGGCCTTTGAACAGCTCAAGGAGAGGCTGCGGGTTGAGGGGCTGTTTGACGACGCGCGGAAACGGCCGATTCCCATGTTGCCCGGACGGATCGGGGTCGTCACCTCGCCGACCGGGGCCGCCATTCGCGATATCCTCCATGTGTTGCAGCGGAGGTTCGCCGGCGTCGACGTCCTGATCTATCCGGTGGCGGTCCAGGGCGATCAGGCAGCGCTTCAGATTGTCGAGGCGCTTGACGAGTTGAATCGACGCGGCGGACTGGACGTCCTGATCCTCGCCAGAGGGGGCGGCTCCATCGAGGATCTGCAGGCCTTCAATGAGGAGGCGGTGGCGAGGGCGATCGCGGCCTCCACGGTTCCGGTTATCTCAGCCGTCGGCCATGAGGTCGATTATACCATCGCCGATTTCGTGGCCGACCTCCGGGCGCCTACGCCGTCGGCCGCCGCCGAGTTGGTCATTGCCAAGCGGGACGAGCTCGCGCAGCGGCTTGACGATCTGCACGCACGGATGACCGGCGTCATCCGGTCGAGGCTGCACGGGCTGAGGGTACGGATGAACGGGCTGGACCGGCATCTCCGGCTGCTCAATCCGGTTGAGCGGGTCCGGATGCAGCGACGCCGCCTGACGGAGCTGATGAAGGGTCTTATCGGCTGGACCGATCGGCGGTTGACGATGCGTCAGGGTGAACTGAAGGCTGCTGCCGGCAAGCTCGACTCGCTGAGCCCGTTGGCCATCCTGAGTCGAGGCTACAGTATCTGTCTTCGTCTGCCCGACCGGGCGATTGTGAAGGATAGTTCGGCGGTCGGTGCGGGCGACCTTGTTGAGGTACGTCTGCACCATGGTCGGTTACGGTGCAATGTCCGCGAGGTTCTGGCCCCCACACCCCACACCCCCACATCCTGACGTATTGGTGGAACGAATATGGTGGACGAGATTCCATTCGAAGAGGCGCTCAAGCAGCTCGAGGCGGTTGTCTCGCGCCTCGAACGCGGCGACCTGCCGCTTGAAGAGGCCCTCTCGGTGTTTGAGGAGGGGGTGCGGTTGACCAAGCTGTGCTCTGCGCGGTTAAGCGAGGCCGAACGGCGGGTTAATATCTTGACGCGCAGCGTCGAGTCGGCCTCCGGCGGACCGGAAGAGCGGCCGTTTCCAATACTGAGCCCCATCGAAGGGGAGGAAGAGGACGAGGAGGATCTGTGAGGAAGCGATTGTGACCCCGGATGAATTGGAACAGTATTTAGAGGCGCGACGACTCCTCGTCGACGAGGCGCTGGATCGGTATCTGCCGGGGGCGGGCGATCCTCCGAAGGAGATCCACGAAGCAGTCCGTTACAGCGTCTTTGCCGGGGGCAAACGGCTGCGACCGATCCTGATTCTGGCGGC containing:
- the xseA gene encoding exodeoxyribonuclease VII large subunit, with the protein product MAVLQPPRIYTVSDLTAEIRAILEDSFSGIWVEGELSNFHQHSSGHMYFSLKDERGQIRGVMFRMQNRQLKFQPKDGLSVLVYGAIGVYERRGDYQIVAEYMEPKGLGALQLAFEQLKERLRVEGLFDDARKRPIPMLPGRIGVVTSPTGAAIRDILHVLQRRFAGVDVLIYPVAVQGDQAALQIVEALDELNRRGGLDVLILARGGGSIEDLQAFNEEAVARAIAASTVPVISAVGHEVDYTIADFVADLRAPTPSAAAELVIAKRDELAQRLDDLHARMTGVIRSRLHGLRVRMNGLDRHLRLLNPVERVRMQRRRLTELMKGLIGWTDRRLTMRQGELKAAAGKLDSLSPLAILSRGYSICLRLPDRAIVKDSSAVGAGDLVEVRLHHGRLRCNVREVLAPTPHTPTS
- a CDS encoding exodeoxyribonuclease VII small subunit translates to MVDEIPFEEALKQLEAVVSRLERGDLPLEEALSVFEEGVRLTKLCSARLSEAERRVNILTRSVESASGGPEERPFPILSPIEGEEEDEEDL